The window TCGAACGCGTGGTCGCGGCCCTGGCGCAGTCGTCGTCGGTGGAGCGCATCATCATCGCGATCGATGCCCCCGATCTGTTGAGCGAACATCCGGAACTGCGCGCTGCGGCCGGCGACAAGTCGCTGACGCTGATGTCGACCGGCGAGGGCCCCAGCGCCACCGTCGCCGCCGCATTGCGCGGGGAAGGCACGCCGATGCTCGTCACCACTGCCGATCATGCTCTGCTGCAAGCGCAGTGGATCGACGAATTCCTCGCGGCCTGTCCTGCCGACGCCGATGCGGTGGTGGCGATGGCGCGCCGCGAACAGGTGCAAGCGGCGGTGCCGGACACGCAGCGCACCTATCTGCGCTTTACCGACGGCGAGTTTTCAGGCTGCAATCTGTTCCTGCTGGCACGGCCGGCGGCCAGCGACGTGGTCCGGTTCTGGCGTCAGCTCGAAAGCGAGCGCAAGAAGCCACTGAGGATGATCGGTCGGCTGGGTTGGCTGTTCGCGCTGCGTTATCGCTTCGGCAGGCTCGGTCTCGCCGCCGCCATCGAACGGCTGGGACGACTGGCGGGTGGAGCCAAACTGGCCATCGTCGAAATGAACGACGGGCGTGCTGCCGTTGACGTGGACAAACCGCGGGATCTGGAACGGGTGCTGCGTTTGATCGCAGCAGATTCCGGAACGGACCTCAGGCGATAAGCGCGGCGGCCTGAGCGCCGCTGACATCGTTGTTGCCGAGCCAGCCCGCGGTCAGCGCGCGTGCACGCACCAGATCAGCCTGGAAGTCGAGTTCGCCCCACTGCAGACCTTCGATCAGGGCGGTACGCACGTCCGTGCCGGCCTTGGCGAGTTTGTGAATCGCCGACAGGTACCACAGGCCAGGACCTTCCGCAGTGCGCATCGTGCGTTCGATTTCGTCGACGAAGCAGGCGGCGCCGTCGGCGTCGAATCTCAGGAATCCGATCGATTCGCCGGTGACCTGCTCGGCGGCCAATGTCTTGCCGATGGCGCGCAGGCGATCACCCGCGGTTTCGACCTTCATGTCGTCGGAGTCGTAACGCGGCTTGCGGTCGATGGCCACCGTGATCGGTGCCGCCGGCGAGGCCACCAGTCGGCGGGCGATTTCCGCTTCGAACAGCGTGTCGCCATTGATCAGCAGGCAGCCGCCCTTGAATTCCTCGCGCACCATCCAGCAGCTGGCGAGATTGTCGGCGAGTTTGTAGAACGGATTGAACAGGGTGCGCACGCGCAGGCCGGCGGGTGTGATCCGGCGCAGCGCCTCTTCCACGAGATCGGCACGAAATCCGGTGACCACGACGGTTTCGCGCAGGCCGACGGCGGCCAGGCCCTGCAACTGCCATTCGAGCATGCTGCGGCCACTGATATCGATCAGGCACTTGGGCATCTGTTCGGTCAGTGGTAGCAGGCGGCTGCCTTGGCCGGCACTGAGAATGATCGCGCGTTCTGGTTTTTGCACGGACGGGGTCATCAGATCAAGGGTACGGAAGACTTCAAGTTTACATCCTTGTGAAAGCCAAGCGTAGCTGCGGCGAACGACGCCTGTCCGTGGCGGCCTTGCTTACGGACTGGCTGCACGCAGCTGCGACAGCGACAGCGACTCGGGCGGTATCGGTGGTTCCGGCGTTTGCCGCGCCAAGTGGGCGATGTGCTGGCTGCCGACTTCCAGTGCCGCGGTATGCCAGGTCTGTCCGTCGAGCTGCGCGCTGCGGCCGTCGATGTCGAGAACGACCCGGTGCAGGCCGGCCAGGCCGGTCCCGTCCGCCTTGACGATCGCTTCCTTGCGCGTCCACAGGCGGGCGAAGCGATTCGGATCGTCGCCGGCCCAGGCCCGTTCGGCCTCGCTCAGGTAACGACGAAAAACAGAGGCCGTGCATGAGCCCGGTGCCTCGACGTCGACACCGAGCGGCCCGCTCGCCGACAGCCCGCACAAAACCAGCCCCTCGCAGTGCGAGATGCTGAAATCCAGGCCCAGACCCGGCAGCCGCGGTTTGGCCCTGGCCGGATAGTGCAGGGACGCCAGCACGTCCGGCGGATGGCCCAGGCGCCGGAGCCCTTCGAGCAGCAGGCGGCTGGCGATCAGCGAGCGCTGGCGCGCGCGACGGTCCGGCCAGCCCAGAAGCTGGCTCCGGCGTGCTTCCGGCAAGGCGTCCAGCCATTCGAGCTGCAGCTTTTCGGGCAGAAACACTTCCGCAATCATCAGCGAGATCGGCATGATCGGCCTACGCGTTTCGTCGAATTATCATAAGATTCGAAAAAAAGTTGTATAGGCAACTATGGACCCGGTCAGCAAAATTCAACTGGCGCCGAATCCTCCGCAACGGCACGATCTGGATGCCGATGGCGAAAGCCTGCGCCTGTTGCAGGCCTGGCTGCCACGTTACGGGAATATCTGCCGGGTTTCCCCCCTTACCCGAACCCGGGATGCGCTGGTCATTCACCACCCCGACGATATCCGCCAGGTACTGCTGGTCAACCGTGCCAACTACACCAAGGGCGTGGGTCTGGAGCGGGTTCGCATGCTGCTCGGCAACGGCTTGATCGTCAGTGACGGCGCGTTGTGGATGCGGCAGCGAAGGATGATGCAGCCGCTGTTTCACAGCCAGGTGTTGCGCGGCTTCTCCGAGCTGATCCGGCGGGAGAATCTGGCCCTGGTCGAACGCTGGGCCGAGGTGGCGGCGCGCGGCGAATCCATAAACCTGACGCGCGAGCTCAGCGAGCTCACGCTGGCCATCGTGCTGCGCTCCCTGATCAGCAGCGATCTGGACCGGCTGATCGACGCGCACGGTGAAAATCCGTTCGCGCTGCTGACGCGGCAAAGCCGGCGCGATCTCGCGTTCGCTGCACAGTTTCGTGCGCTGGTGCCTCTGGTGCGGGAGACGATCGAACGGCGGCGCCGGGAAGGGCGTATCGAACACGATTTCCTGTCGATGATGATGGAGACCCGCGATCGCGATACCGGCGAGGCGATGCCGGATCGCGCCCTGCTCGACGAGATCATGTCGCTGATCGTTGCCGGCCACGAAACCACGGCCAGCACGCTCAACTGGACCTGGTATCTGCTGTCGCAGCACCCGGACGTCGAGGCCGGGCTCCATCGAACGGCGGACGCGCTAGCGCCGGAGCTGAGCGCATCCGAGGCGGCGAAGCTGCCGGAGGTGGCGCAGATACTGGAGGAAGCCCTGAGGCTGTATCCGCCCGTCTGGCTGTTCAGCCGCCGCGCCCTGCGCGACGACAGCATCGGCGCCTACGCTGTGCCGGCGGGCACCGACATCTTCATCTGCCCTTATCTGCTGCACCGTGATCCTGCGCACTGGCACGAGCCGGAGGTATTCCAGCCGCGGCGTTTCGCCCCTGAGGAGGCGACCGACCGGCACCGCTTTGCCTTCCTGCCGTTCTCGGCCGGCCCGCGGCATTGCATCGGTGAAGGCTTCGCCATGTCGGAAATGGCGGCGCATCTGATCCTGGTTGCCCGCCGATTGCGGTTAGAATATTGCGGTTCCACCACACCGGAACCCGAATTCCTGATTAATCTACGCACGCGCCAGGACCTGCAGATGCGGCCGGTGGCGCGTTGAGAAACTGCATGCCGCGATTCCAGACCCTAGTCTCGGCGTTGGACGCCAATGGGCGCGACGACCGGGAAATCGTGTTCGTCGACGCCGAGGACAATCAGCGCACGCTGAGCTTCGCGCGGCTGCGCCAGCGCGCCCTGGGCGTGCTCGGCGCCCTGCAAGGCCGCGATATTCGGGCAGGTGACGCCATGATTCTGTTCGTGGCCGACAACGAGCGATTGCTGGAAATGTTCTGGGCCTGCCTGCTCGGCGGCATCATCCCGGTGCCGCTGGCGGCCGGCAGCGGCGACGAAAACCGGCGCAAGCTGTTTCGGGTTTTCGCCCAGTTCGAGCGGGCATGGGTCTACAGCGATGCGCACACGCTGGAACGCTTGCAGGCGTCCGCCGCCGCGCGGGAACCCGATGATGGCGGCCGGGCACTGTTCGCGCGCGCCCTGATTCACGCGCAGCTGGATATTGTCGGGGCGCCGGGCCGGCCGCTGGATCCGGCCCCTGGGGATCTGGCCTTCATCCAGTATTCCTCGGGTTCCACCAGCGAGCCCAAGGGCGTGATGCTGAGCCACGGCAATGTCTGCGCGAATATCGGTTCGATCCGCGAAGCCGCGGCGTTCACTGACCGCGACATCGCCTTGAGCTGGATGCCGCTGTCGCACGACATGGGTTTGATCGGCTTTCATCTGAACATGCTGGCTTGCGGCGTGAGCCACCTGATCATGCGCACCGATCTGTTCGCGCGCCGGCCGCTGCTGTGGCTGGAACTGGCGAGCCGGCGCCGCGCCACGGTGCTGTGTTCGCCCAACTTCGGCTATCAGCACTACCTCAAGCAGTACGAGGCGAAGCGCCCGACAGGGCTGGACCTGTCGGCGGTGCGACTGATCTTCAACGGAGCGGAGCCGATTTCCGCTGAACTGTGCCATCGCTTCGTCGAGACCCTGGCGCCGCACGGCCTGAATCCGCACAGCATGTTCACGGTCTACGGTCTGGCCGAAGCCAGTCTGGCCGTGAGCTTTCCGCGCCCCGGCGCGGCGACCGAGGTGCTGTATCTGGACCGCTCGTCTCTGAAGATCGGTGAGGTGGCCACGACGGTGGAGGCGAGTCATGTTCACGCCGCCGCATTCGTCAAACTCGGGCGGGCCGTGCCGGGAACACAGCTGCGCGTGGTCGACGACGCCGGTCGGGCCTGCGCGGTGCGTGCACCCGGGCACGTGCAGATTCGTGGCGCCAATGTCACCGCCGGCTACCACGGCGACGAGGCCGCCAGCGCGTCGGCTCGTGCCGCCGATGGCTGGCTGGACACCGGCGACATCGGACTGATTGACGAGGGGCAACTGGTCATCACCGGCCGCGCCAAGGACATCATTTTCATCGGCGGCCAGAACTACTATCCGCACGACCTGGAACGCATCGCCGAAAGCGTGCCCGGCATCGAGACCAACAAGGTAGCGGCGGTCGGTGTGCGTCGCGGCGACGCCGAGGCGCTCGTGTTGTTCGTGCTGCACCGTGCGCCCGCCGCCGATCTGGTGCCCACGGCGCTGGCGTTGCGGCGCGCGATCAATCTCCAGACCGGTCTGGAGGTGGCCCAGGTGCTGCCGGTGGCGCGTATGCCCAAAACCACCAGCGGAAAGTTGCAACGCTATGCCCTGGCCAGGGCGTTCGAACGGGGCGAATTCGACGCAGTGATGACTGAACTGGAGCCGCTGATGGCGGTGGGTCCGGGAACTGCGGATCCACGGATCGAAGACCCTGCAAATTCTGCATGCCTGCAAAATTTGTTGACGATTTGTGCGCAAGTGATCCCCGATCGGGACATCGCGGCCGATACCAATTTGCTCGAGATCAATCTCAGCTCACTGAGCCTGGCGCGCCTTCACGAGGCGATCGATCTGGCTTATCCGCAGCGTGTCGAGGTCGTCGACCTGTTCGATCACCCGAGTCTTCGAGCCTTGGCAAGGTTTCTGGATGCCTCGGGACGAGTGGGAATCAGCGCCGATTGAACCTTTCCGGTCGGTGACGATCACAATGTCGCCCACGGGAAATCGCGGGTACCCTATAAACACGACACAATTCTTGCATTGAAGTTGCGCGAGCATTACATTTTTGCGCGATTTCAAGCGTTCGGGGGGACGTCTTAATGTCGACAGGAGCCGGTTCGGGGATGTTTTTGTGAAAGAAGAAATGCAGCAGGATCGGGGTCACGCGGTGAAGACAGTTCTTCCCGGGGGCGCTCCTACAGCGACGATCAGTGGAATTCCGCTGCGCAGCGCCGACTTCTCGACGCTGGCAGAGGCATTGGACTATGCGGCGCAAGGCGAGGCCGGGTTCAACTTCTACGACGGTCGTGGTGAACTCTCCGTGGCTTTGCCCTATCGCGAGCTGCGCAGCCGCGCCCGGGCGCTGGCGCTGCGCCTGGCGCGCTGGGAGCGCGGTCAGCGCGTGGCGCTGGTGGCCCACACCCACCCCGACTTCGCCGTGATGTTCTACGCTTGCCAGTATGCGGGCCTGGTGCCGGTGCCGGTGCCGGCCTCGGTGCATCTGGGCGGCCATGAAGCCTATGTGCGCCATCTGCGCCAGCTGGTTGGCGATTGCCAAGCCGTGGCCGCTTTTGCGCCTTCCGAGTTCATCGGCTTTCTGAGCGAGGCCACGACCGGTCTGCCGATGGCGCTGACCGGCACGATGGACGACTTCATGGCGCTCGAGGCGCTGGACGAGCTGCCCGCGCCGCCGGCTCCGTCGGAGCTGGCCTATCTGCAGTACACCTCGGGCAGCACGCGTTTTCCGCGCGGTACGATGATTCCGCAGTCCGCGGTGATGGCCAATCTGCATGCCATCTTCAACGACGGCTTTCCGCTCGACGAGAACGACCGCTTCTGCTCCTGGCTCCCGTTCTATCACGACATGGGACTGGTCGGCATCGTGCTCGGCTGCGTCGCCATGCAGCGCTCCGTGGACTATCTGCCGACGCGCGATTTCGCGATGCGTCCGCGCGTTTGGCTCAAGCTGATTTCACGCAATCGCAGCACGATCTCGTTCAGCCCGCCGTTCGGATATACCTTGTGCGCACGCCGTCTGCGGCCGGCCGACATCACGGCCCTGGACCTGTCCGCCTGGCGCGTGGCCGGTGTCGGTGCCGAGATGATTCACCCGGATTCGCTGAGCCATTTCGCCGAGGTTCTGGCGCCGGCCGGTTTCCGCGCCACGGCCTTCCTGCCGTGCTACGGCATGGCCGAGTGCGCGCTCGCGGTGAGCTTTTCGCCAGTGGCGGCGGGGGCCAGCAGCGATTGCGTGGACATCGAGCGGCTGTCCGGCGAGGCGCAGGCGCATCCGCTGGACGCCGCCGATTCCCAGGGGCGTAGCCGTGCGTTCATCAACTGCGGCAAACCCTTGCCCGGTTTCGAAGTCGAGGTTCGTGACCCGCAGGGTCTGCCGTTGACGGATCGTCATGTCGGCCAGGTCTACCTGCGTGGAGCCAGCGTGATGTCGGGTTACTTCGGCAACCCGGAGGCGACACGGGACGTGCTCTCCGAAGACGGCTGGCTCAATACTGGTGATCTTGGCTATCGCGTCGACGGCAAGCTGCACATCACCGGTCGTGCCAAGGACCTGATGATCATCAAGGGCCGCAACATCTGGCCGCAGGATCTTGAGCATCTCGCCGAGCAGCAGCCGGAGGTTCGCCCCACCGACGCCTCGGCGTTCTCGGTCGCCGGTGCCGATGAAAATGAAATCGCAGTGCTGGTCGTGCAGTGCCGGGTGACCGATCCCCAGGCGCTCGCGGCGCTGGCCGGGCGGCTGCAGGAGGGCATCTCCGCCGAGTTCGGCATTCAGTGCCTGATCGAACTGGTGCCGCCGCATACCTTGCCGAGAACCTCCTCCGGCAAGCTGTCGCGTAGCCGGGCACGCAATGAGTTCCTGGAGCGTCATACCGACGAGCGCCTGAAGGAATCTCCGCGCTTCCTCGTGAGCGTAGGGCGAAGGACGGCGGCCAAGTCTTCGGCAGCGGTTTCGTGACGGCACCCTCCAGTTCGGACAGCGATAGCGCTGTCAGGATCGAAGCCGCGGTACGTGACGCGCTGGTGATGATTCAGCCGAATGCAGCGGGCCTGGACGGCGACGCCGATCTGGCGCGCGAGGTCGGCTTGGATTCGGTGCAGGTCATGGACATGATCATGGAGATCGAGGACAGCCTGGATATTTCGGTGCCGGTGGAAGTGCTGGCACAGGCACGCACCGTCAATGAACTCCGTGATGGAATCGGACGCCTGATCGGTTCGTCCTCTTGAGCCTGTTCGACAAGTTCGCAACGCAGCGCGCGTTGCAGACGGCGCTTGCCGACGACGGACGCGTGGCGTCGCTAGCCACGCCGATGGGCGTGATCCATTCGGCGACCTCGGCGACGATCGACGGGCGGCGCATGGTGCTGGCCGGCACCAACAACTACCTGGGCCTGACCTTCGACGACGAATGTCGCGCAGCGGCGATTGCGGCCATCGAAACCCACGGCACCGGGACCACCGGGTCGCGCATGGCCAGTGGCAACTATGCCGGTCACCGCGCCTTGGAACAGGCGATGGCGGATGCCTTCGGCTGGCCTTCCGCCATCGTGTTCTCCACCGGTTACCAGGCCAATCTGGGCGCGATTTCCGCGCTGGCGGGGGCCGACGATTTCCTGATGGTGGACGGCGACAGCCATGCCAGCATCCATGACGCCTGCAAGCTCAGTGCGGCGACCACCATCCGCTTTCGCCATAACGATCCAGACAATCTCGATCGCAGGCTGGCGCGACTCGGCGACGACGCCAAGCGCACGCTGGTGGTTGTCGAGAGTCTCTACAGTACGCTCGGCGACCGTGCGCCGCTGCGCAAGATCGTCGAAATCAGCAAGCGTCATGGCGCCTGGCTGTTGGTGGATGAAGCCCACTCCTTTGGTGCCTTTGGTGCCAGCGGCATGGGCCTGTGTGAAGAACTCGGGCTGCTCGACGAGGTCGATTTCATTGTCGGCACCTTCTCCAAAAGCCTGGGGGGCATCGGCGGGTTCTGCGTGAGTCGGCATGCCGATCTGGAACTGTTGCGCCTGGCCAGCCGGCCCTACATCTTTACCGCGTCACCGGCTCCGGCGGTGATTGCGGCGACGCACCAGGCGCTGCGCCGCGTACTGAGCGGGCAGGATCTGCGCGAGCGGCTGATGGGGCACGCGCGGCGGTTCTATGCGCAGACCGCCGCTCTCGGCTATCGGCTGGGCGCCGCCACGCCGGGACCGGTTGCGGCCCTGGTATTTTCCCAACGCGATACGGCGCAGGCGCTATGGCGCGGCCTGTTCGATGCCGGTGTCTACACCAATCTGATGGTGCCGCCGGCGACTCCCTCCGGATTGAGTTTGGTTCGTATCAGTCTCAGCGCCGCGCACAGTGACGACGAACTGTCCACGATCATTGCCGCGCTCGCGCAATGGGCCCCGAATCTCGGTGTATCGGCTGCCGACTGAGTACGATGACTAAGCCGCTCGTCCGGAACTCGAAACCGTGAACGAATTGCGCATTTCGACCGAAGTCGGCGAAATGGACCTCGTCCAGGTCCATCGCTGGATCAGCGAGCAGTCCTATTGGGCGGCCGGCGTGCCGATGGAGACGCTGCGGCGGGCGCTCGAACACTCGATCGGCTTTGCCGGTTTCATTGGTACGCGGCAGGTCGCGTTCGCGCGGGTCACCACCGACCGCGCTACCTTCGCCTATCTCGCCGATGTGTTCGTCGACGGGGACTACCACGGTCTTGGCTACTCGAAAATCCTGATGGAGGCGGTGCTCGCGCATCCCGATCTACAGGGTCTGAGGCGCTTCGTACTCGCGACCCGTGATGCTCACGATTTGTACAGGCGCTACGGGTTCACGCCACTGAAGTCTCCCGACTTGTTCATGGAAATCCACCGGCCGGACATCTACCGGACCTGAGTGCGGTGTGAGCATAGAAGCGCGGCATGGGCCTAAAATGCCACGATGCAAACCCGCTTCGATTTTCGACCTGTCGCCGCCGATAGCGGTGAGCCGTTTCACCCGGCGGTCAGTCGCTGGCTGGAGACGCGCTTCGGTCAGCCGACCGAGGCTCAGGCGCGCGCCTGGCCGGTCACCTCGCAACATCGAAACGCGCTGATCGCGGCGCCGACCGGTTCCGGCAAGACGCTGGCGGCGTTTCTGTCGGCGATCAACGATCTGATCGTGGAAGGGCAGCAGCAGACGCTGCGCAATGAGGTCTATGTCCTCTACGTGTCGCCACTCAAGGCGCTGTCCAACGATATCCAGAAGAATCTTCAGGAGCCCTTGGCGGGGATACGCGAGCAGCTGCGCGAACTTGGTTATCCGGACGTGGCGATCAGCGACGGCGTGCGTACCGGCGACACGCCACAGGTGGAACGCGAGCGCATGCGCCGCTGCCCGCCGCAGATTCTCGTCACTACGCCGGAATCGCTGTTCATCCTGCTGACCTCCGACAGCGGTCGCAAGATGTTCGGCTCGCTACGCACCATCATCGTCGACGAACTGCACGCCGTCGCCGGCAGCAAACGCGGCGCTCACCTGATGCTGAGCCTGGAACGCCTGGTCGCGCTGTGTCCGCAGACGCCGACCCGCATCGGTCTATCGGCGACGGTGAAGCCCTTGGGTGCGATGGCGGATTTTCTGATGGGGGGCGCTGGTCTCCCTTCTCCCTCCGGGAGAAGGGCCGGGGATGAGGGCCAGGCGCCCGAGCGTAGCGCCGAGCCTCAATCGGCGCCGCGCGCCCTCACCACCATCATCGACGCCGGCCACATTCGCGAACGCGATCTGGCGCTGGAGATTCCGGAGTCGCCGCTGACGGCGGTGATGGCCACGGAGGTCTGGGGCGAGATTTACGACCGGCTGGCGACGCTGATCGCCGAGCACCGCACCACCCTGATCTTCGTCAACCAGCGCCGCGTCGCCGAGCGCGTGTCGCGTCATCTGGCGGAACGGCTTGGCGAGGAGCACGTCAGCGCGCACCACGGCAGCCTCGCCAAGGAACACCGGCTCAAGGCCGAGCAGCGGCTCAAGGCCGGCCGGCTCAAGGCCCTGGTCGCGACCAGTTCGCTGGAACTGGGCATCGATATCGGCGACATCGATCTGGTTTGCCAGCTCGGCTCGCCGCGCGCGATCAATGCCTTTCTGCAACGCGTCGGCCGCGCCGGCCATGCCATCGGCGCGATTCCCAAAGGACGCCTGTTTCCGCTGGCACTGGACGATCTGCTCGAATCCACGGCGCTGCTGCATGCGATCGAGCGCGGTGAACTGGACCGCATCCGCGTGCCGGAGGCGCCGCTGGATGCGTTGGCGCAACAGGTCGTGGCCGAGGTCAGTTGCCAGGAATGGGCGCTGGATGCGCTGTACCAACGCCTGCGTCGCGCCCGGCCGTATCAGGCCTTGAGCCTTCAGCGCTTCGAGCAGATCGTGCAGATGCTGGCCGAGGGCTATGCCACGCGCCGGGGACGGCGCGGTGCCTATATCCACTACGACGCGGTCAATCGCATGCTGCGCCCGCGTCGCGGCGCCAGGCTCACGGCGGTGACCAATGCCGGCGTGATTCCAGACCAGTTCGACCACGAGGTGTTACTGCTGCCGGAAGGCCATCGCATCGGCAGCATCGGCGAGGACTTCGCCTTCGAGGCGATCCCCGGCGACATCTTCCAGCTCGGAAACGCCTCGTACCGCTTTGCCAGGGTCGAGACCGGCAAGGTGCTGGTCGAGGACGCGCACGGTTTGCCGCCGACGATTCCGTTCTGGTTGGGCGAAGGTCTGGGCCGCACCGACGAACTCAGCGCGGCCGTGTCCGGCCTCAGTGAAACAGCGGTCGAAAAGCTCGCGGACGGGGCCGATGTCTGCCTGCAATGGCTGCGGGACGACATCGGCATGCCGCTCGCCGCGGCCGAGCAACTCACGGCCTATCTGGCGGCTTCATGGACAGCGCTGGGCAGCCTGCCGAGCGAACGCACGATCATCTTCGAGCGCTTCTTCGATGATGTCGGCGACACCCATCTGGTGATTCATTCGCCCTACGGTTCGCGCGTCAATCGCGCCTGGGGTCTGGCGCTGCGCAAGCGCTTTTGCCGTCAGTTCAATTTCGAGCTGCAGGCCAGCGCGCTGGACGACAGCATCGTGCTGTCGCTCGGACCCACGCACAGTTTTCCGCTGGAGGACGTCCTGGCCTTTCTCAAGTCCGCCACGGTGCGCGACGTGCTGATCCAGGCCTTGCTGGATGCACCGATGTTCGGCACGCGCTGGCGCTGGGTGGCGACGGTGGCGTTGGCGATCCGGCGCATGAATGGCAACAAGCGCGTGCCGCCGCAGTTCCAGCGTTCGGACGCCGAAGACCTGCTTACCGTGGTGTTTCCGGATCAGGTGGCCTGCGCCGAAAACCTGGCGGGCCCCCGCGAAGTGCCGGACCATCCGCTGGTGCACCAGACCCTGGACGATTGCCTGCACGAGGTCATGGACATCGACGGCCTGGAACGCCTGCTGGCGCGCATCGAGGCGAACGAGGTGCGGATCGTGTGCCGCGATCTGGCCTCGCCGTCGCCGCTGGCGCACGCCATCATCAACGCCAAGCCCTACGCCTTTCTCGACGATGGCGAAGCCGAGGAACGGCGCACGCGTGCGATCAGCACCAGGCCGCTGATGGACCTACGCACCGCGGCGGACATCGGCCGCCTCGATCCACAGGCGATCGAGCTGGTGCGTTCCGAGGCACGACCCGAGATCGGCAATACCGACGAATTGCACGACGCGATGCTGAGCTTCGGCTTTCTGAGCGATTCCGATCTGGACGGGGCGGGCGAGGTTTCTTCCCGTCTGCGTGAGCTGTACCGGCAGCGGCGCGCCACGCGCCTGCAGGTGCCGGGCGGCGCGGCGCTGCATGTCGCCGCCGAGCGCCTGCATGAATTCATCGCGGTGTTTCCACAGGCGGTGTGGCAACCGTCGATCGATCCGGTGGTGCGCGAGCCGATCGATCCCGGCGATGCCCTGCGCGAGATCATCCGCAACCGCATGGAGCTGCTCGGGCCGGTGACCGAAGCCGCGCTCGCCGAAACCCTCGGGCTGAAACCTTCGGTCGTGCAGATCGCCTTGTTGCAACTCGAAGGCGAGGGCGCAGTGATGCGCGGCGCCATGAGTTCGCCGGCGGCGCGCGAATGGTGCGACCGGCGCCTGCTGGCGCGGATTCATCGCTACACCCGGGACACGCGCCGCGCCGAAATCCGCACCGTGCCGCCGACGCAGTTCCTGCGCTTCCTGTTCCGTTGGCACGGGCTGGCGCAGGGCGAGGGCGCCTCTGACGAACGGCGCGAGGGCAGCACCGCCCTGCTCGTCGTGCTCAAACAGCTGGAAGGCTACCCGGCGCCCGCCGCAGCCTGGGAGGAGGACATCCTGCCGGCCCGCATCGCCGACTACATGCCCTACATGCTCGACAATCACTGCGCGGCCGGGCGCATCGCCTGGGCGCGCCCGGCGCCGGCCGGCGGCGACGAGGCCAAACGCAAGGCCGGCCCGATCCGCACCACGCCGATCGTATTGTCCGAGCGCGAAACCCTGATGCACTGGCAGCAGGCTGGCCACACGCCGGATGAGGAGGCGCCACTGTCCTCGCGTGCCCAGCGCGTGCTCGACGAACTGCGCACGCACGGCGCCAGCTTTCATTCCGATCTGCTGCAGGACTGCGGCCTGATCGGCAGCGAACTCGAAAACGCGCTCGGAGAACTCGTCAG is drawn from Banduia mediterranea and contains these coding sequences:
- a CDS encoding fatty acyl-AMP ligase: MKTVLPGGAPTATISGIPLRSADFSTLAEALDYAAQGEAGFNFYDGRGELSVALPYRELRSRARALALRLARWERGQRVALVAHTHPDFAVMFYACQYAGLVPVPVPASVHLGGHEAYVRHLRQLVGDCQAVAAFAPSEFIGFLSEATTGLPMALTGTMDDFMALEALDELPAPPAPSELAYLQYTSGSTRFPRGTMIPQSAVMANLHAIFNDGFPLDENDRFCSWLPFYHDMGLVGIVLGCVAMQRSVDYLPTRDFAMRPRVWLKLISRNRSTISFSPPFGYTLCARRLRPADITALDLSAWRVAGVGAEMIHPDSLSHFAEVLAPAGFRATAFLPCYGMAECALAVSFSPVAAGASSDCVDIERLSGEAQAHPLDAADSQGRSRAFINCGKPLPGFEVEVRDPQGLPLTDRHVGQVYLRGASVMSGYFGNPEATRDVLSEDGWLNTGDLGYRVDGKLHITGRAKDLMIIKGRNIWPQDLEHLAEQQPEVRPTDASAFSVAGADENEIAVLVVQCRVTDPQALAALAGRLQEGISAEFGIQCLIELVPPHTLPRTSSGKLSRSRARNEFLERHTDERLKESPRFLVSVGRRTAAKSSAAVS
- a CDS encoding acyl carrier protein, with translation MTAPSSSDSDSAVRIEAAVRDALVMIQPNAAGLDGDADLAREVGLDSVQVMDMIMEIEDSLDISVPVEVLAQARTVNELRDGIGRLIGSSS
- the spt gene encoding serine palmitoyltransferase is translated as MSLFDKFATQRALQTALADDGRVASLATPMGVIHSATSATIDGRRMVLAGTNNYLGLTFDDECRAAAIAAIETHGTGTTGSRMASGNYAGHRALEQAMADAFGWPSAIVFSTGYQANLGAISALAGADDFLMVDGDSHASIHDACKLSAATTIRFRHNDPDNLDRRLARLGDDAKRTLVVVESLYSTLGDRAPLRKIVEISKRHGAWLLVDEAHSFGAFGASGMGLCEELGLLDEVDFIVGTFSKSLGGIGGFCVSRHADLELLRLASRPYIFTASPAPAVIAATHQALRRVLSGQDLRERLMGHARRFYAQTAALGYRLGAATPGPVAALVFSQRDTAQALWRGLFDAGVYTNLMVPPATPSGLSLVRISLSAAHSDDELSTIIAALAQWAPNLGVSAAD
- a CDS encoding GNAT family N-acetyltransferase — translated: MDLVQVHRWISEQSYWAAGVPMETLRRALEHSIGFAGFIGTRQVAFARVTTDRATFAYLADVFVDGDYHGLGYSKILMEAVLAHPDLQGLRRFVLATRDAHDLYRRYGFTPLKSPDLFMEIHRPDIYRT